AAATAGGTTGGAAAGTCACAATGAAAACATCtcaatttcttatttcttcaagGACTAGTTGACATGATCTAATAAAGAACAACatataaattacatgaaattttcACAAACAAGGAAATAATACTTCATATTTCCACTCATACCTGCCCAGTGGTATGCCAGGTAAAATATAAAGTTTAGTCAATTTATTCATATAATATAGCCAAACCTGGCCTTGACACTGAGGATCATGTGAgacaaggtttcctttaaaactaatatcttacatttttaataatatatttcatttaagaaaatcctttctctttctggcttacttcacttagaatgacattctccaggagcataagccagaaagagaaagaaaaataccatatgagatcgctcatatgtggaatctaaaaaacaaacaaacaaacaaagcataaatacaaaacagaaatagactcacagacatagaatataaacttatggttgccgagggggcagggggtgggaagagatagactgggatttcaaaattgtagaacagataaacaagattatactgtatagcacaggaaaatatatacaagatcttatggtagctcacagagaaaaaaatgtgacaatgcatatatataagttcatgtataactgaaaaattgtgctctacactggaatttgacacaacattgtaaaatgattacaaatcaataaaaaatgttaaaaaaaatcttgagtaGCTCAACAAAAATTCCTGAAGCTGTGATAAAGATGCATTTCAATCAAACCTATTCTCAGTTGAGGATCTTCTGAATTTTTTAAGTTGCTGGGAGTGGCGGTAAACTCAATCATCCTTCCCAGGAtgcagtattattttatttactatcttAGCCAGGGTGGGACACTTTCAGGGTCTTTTCTTTGGTCTTCTCATTATAAAACTGTTTATCCCACAACCTAAGGATGAAATGTAGCTTCTGATATCTACTAAGTatgctgtaaatattttatattttggtacTTATGTATAATGATCACTGGATGCAGTGGAAAATCTGTGAGCCACACTTAAGTTATAAATtcagaaatcctttttttttttttaccttgtttATGTATACTGCTAAAATCAGAGCCATCAGGATGCTTCAGGCCCCAGGTAACAATGTGAATTCAGACTTCATACTGAGAGGTTTGCAACATGTTCAGATAGTTAATTTCTTCACTTTAACTAAGTAAATGGTGTTCATCCCTAAAGGAAAGGAGATGGTGAATCATTATTGCCTATATTTGCCATTGAAGTTCAGCATTTTTACTTATGGGACCCATCTTCTCCCTGTGATAATGAATTCCATACCAGAAAACTGGCTCATATACTATAACAAATGAAGACTGTCTTTGATTTACTTATCAGTagactggacacagctgaggaaaggaTCTTCTGAGCTCGAGGATATCTCAACGGAAACCACCAAAGCAGAAAAGTGaacataacaaagaatgaaaaaaacaaaacggCTTATCCAAGGACTGTGTGACAACTATCAAAGACGTAACATACCCATATAATACTATTTACATTAGCACTCAAGGAAGCACTTACGGGTAGATGCAACAAGATAGGTATAAGATCTTTATGAAGGAAACTACAAAAACtctgataaatgaaaataaggaaCAACCAAATAAGTGGAGACGTAGTCCATGTTCACAGgcaggaagactcaatattgtcaggATGTCAGTTTTCCCAACTTGTTCTATAGACTCAATGCAACCCTAAACCAAAACCCAGCAAATTATTTGGTGGATATCAACAAACTGCTTATTGAGTCTACCTGGAGAGGGAAAAGATTCATAATATCCAATATGATACTGAAAGAGAACAAAGCCAAAGGACAGATACCACCTGACTCTAAGACTTAAAataaagctactgtaatcaaCAGAGTATAGTATTCATGAAAGAATAGACGCATAgattaatagaacagaacaaagatcctggaaataaacccatgcatacaTGGCCAATTATGACAAAGTAGTCAAGAACATACAGTGGGGAAAGTAAAGTCTCTTCAATACATCATATTGGAAAAACTGGGCTgtcacacacaaaagaatgaaactggaccactatcttaacaccatacacaaaaaccaacccaaaatgtattaaagactcGAACATGAGacttaaaaaacagtaaaattccTAGCACAAAGGTAAAAATATCTGGAAATCACTGGCAATGAAAAAATTCCAAACCATgaacattttttatcattttctttgtgtgtgaCAGTACAGTTCTAAAAAGTAGACATGTAAGGAACGTCAAGTAAGAGAGTCAATCATAGATAAATTCAGTAATTGCAAAATTAATGATTCCTGCTGTAGGGATTGAAGGAGGACAGCATAGAGGATAAACACAATAATCTTTATGGAATTAGCCTTGGACCAAAAGACCACATTTCACAGacaataaataaaggaagaaataagggaACAGGAGATAGAACAAAGTTCCATGGACTGAAAAATTTGAACAAGGTAAAGACAACAAAGAGGAATTGAGATGGTAATGATTCAAAACTGATGGTTTGAAAATTAGTAGTCTAATATTTTAACACTAATACTTTATGAATACCgtgtttaattttcacaaatatattttatactattctttttataaataagagTCAGTATTTCATTAAGTCCTGCAGAAGTTTCTGAATCCTGGGGATACGGGTTGAGCCTCCCACCAGGACAATGTCATGGATCTGAGACTTGTCTAGTTTTGCATCCCGAGGAGCTTTCTCCACAGGGTCCAGGGTGCCACAGAACAGGTCAGCATTTAATTCTTCAAATCGGGCACGGGTAATAGAGGTATAGAAGTCGATTCCTTCATAGAGGGAATCAATCTCAATACTGACCTGGGTGCTGGAAGAGAGAGTGCGCTTAGCACGCTCACAAGCAGTGCAGAGGCGACGGACAGCCCTCTTGTTCTCGCTGATGTCCTTCTTGTGCTTTCGCTTGAACTCTGCAATAAAATGGTTGACGATTCGGTTGTCAAAGTCCTCTCCACCAAAGTGGGTATCTCCGGCAGTAGATTTGACATCAAAGATTCCATCCTCAATAGTAAGGGTTGACACATCAAAAGTGCCACCACCCAAGTCAAAGATCAGCACATTTCTTTCAGCTCCAACCTTTTCGTCTAAGCCATTAGCAATAGCAGCAGCAGTTGGCTCATTAATGATTCTAAGTACTTTGAGACCAGCAATAGTTCCAGCATCTTTGGTAGCCTGATGCTGAGAGTCATTGAAATAAGTGGGTACTGTGACATCAGCATTGGTAACAGTCTTCCCAAGGTAGGCTTCTGCAGTTTCCTCCATCTTTGTCAAAACCACGGATGACACCTCCTCTGGATACAAGCTTTTTGTCTCTCCCTTGTATTTTACCTGGACCTTAGGCCTGCCTGCGTCATTCACCACCATGAAGGACCAATGCTTCGTATCAGATTGGACAACAGCATAATAAAATCTTCATCCAATGAGGCATTTGGCATCAAAAACGGTGCTGGTGGGGTTCATCGCAACTTGGTTCTTTGCAGCATCAAACGATCAATCATTCGATATGGGTGAAAGCAACACAGCTTGGGGCGGTTGGGTTTCCCTGATCACCGGCAAGTACCTCTACTTTCCCGTGCTAGAAGACACCCACACAGGAGTAGGTGCTGCCAAGACCAATGCCAGCCGCAGGTCCCTGAGACATTGCTGCTGATGCATAGGCCTGGCTCTGTTCAAGGAAAGAACTGCAATCTGAAGAGTTTCTGCCGCGTTCAATGAGTAATGTATGCACTCATAGTGTTAATTAATAGTATATACATTCATGTTTCTGAAGTCGCAAGCCATACTTTTATGAAAATCTTTTTATACTttgccattcattcattattaCTCTGGATATTATCACTCCAGGGTTTTATAAAAATGGTTTGTTACAGcacattgttttatttctccattaCAATTGCTTCAGACTTCAACTCTAATTAATATTCATTTGTAGACATCTCAAATTCCTCTGTTTGCTATTGAATATATGcagtttaaaagtttttctttgcaGACAAAGAGGGAATATAAATTGCAAATAACTAAAGACCTCACTTCAAGGAAACATTacaagaaaaactgagaaaacaaagtgttTCCTCCCCAGAGGAAATTTCAAGGAGTAGTTGTGTATTGGAGAAAGATGAGGATATTTGACAGCTTAGCAACTTCTAATCACATTCTTGTTCATGTGGTTATATTGTATTAACTGAGTTCAGATCTTCAACACTTCCACATTCCAATATAAATTCAAATGTTCTCTATGGATGAATACAAATTGATTTCTGGTTATTCACATCTGCTTCATACATTAatacaaataattgaaaatggaatttcatgttACGGAATTAACTAACCTTACAAGACATATTTTATAACACTATGGAGATTTTGAAGGAAACAGAGTCTACTTTCTAACTCAGTCAATTTACTCTATAAGTTGGGGATATAAGTGCAGatacataaagaattcaaaaataagaaataatttttgtaacACAAATTGGAACTGGGAGAAAGCATACTCTAAAAGACATTTACTTAGGAAGCCACTGGaatttacaaataagaaattaatctttgtaactttattttttaatagaaagtcTGGCTCTTTGTGAATATTCTAAGTAGGATTTTGATAAAATGAACCTAAATACATGATTGAATTAGATTTGAATTTAAAAGTAAGTTGTACTTGCATAAATTGTCTATGTTTCAGAGATAAAGAAGTCTGACTTAGGTGTCAGGAGtctaattttcaaataatacatttttcctAGTTTACTGAATAACACTGAAAGCAGGACTTCAGGCACAGTCTTAAGAATAATAAATTAGACAAATATTTCTATTGATCttgaaaaaatgtttgtattatttgtatttataattataGACACTTGTGGGGATTTTACATTAGCAGAGCTGGAAAATTATACTGTGATATTTCAGCCTACTAGGATACAAATAGAGGGATAAATGTGTACAAGTATTACCATAATCTCATAATTATGTATTTCAATGTAATGCCTAAGGtttaaaatcccatttttttATTCTAACATAACATGAAATAGCATGAAACTGTGCTCCctaaagaaacattaaattaaattaatatagtATTAAATCTGATAATTCACTTGCACCTTCATCAATACTAGCTAGATGAGATTCAatgcttatttcatttaaatgataAGTAAAGTTCAGCAAGTTATATGAGGACCAAGTGTTTAAACAGTTAAATGATACCAGAACTTGGAAAATTTTGAAGTATAGAAAATTACAATTTCATCTGATTGCTAACATTTTTAATCTGGGTGGCTAGTTATAGAGGAAAGCAAGTTTATGActtaacaattttaaataaataattgcatgAGACAGAGAGGTTTTcagaaacaatattttttaaaagaatatgtaatttaaaatgtattttccaaagtTTACTTGCTATGCAATTTGCACTTTAATGTCATTTTAATACAacttaacattgaaaaataaataaaaatcttgagaaggaattaacatttaaaaattattccagggatttctttaataaattaacctgattattcttctttttacttaAGGCCAACAGCAGAATCCAATGCAAGATACTCTCTAAGTAAATAAGATGTCTTCCTCCAACCCAGGAGTCAGATATTTGCAtctttgtgtatttatatgtgtgtgtgtaaacactaTATATGTATTGACCCTACAATTTCAACTTCAAAAATCATATCTGATCCAGAGGTTGTCTAGTCTGATATATATATCATCtggtgatacacacacacacacacacacacacacacacatgtatggtCTAATTGGAGTAGTGTTAGGATATATCAGTGTGTATATGTTTAcatttgcatatatgtatatcaatattattatatatattacatattattttgtGCATACAAATGTATATTTATGATCCATATCTaacaatatcatattttaaatgacttttaattACATTGAAAAGATACAAAGTATAGCAGTTATCATTTCTCTCctagaagtaaaaagaaacacCAAACTGGAAGATTCAGTTTACTTTGTTATTAAAAGTACCATGAAGAACACAACAGTGGtcctttcttaaattaaaaaaaaaaaatcagattacaacctatttgtataaataaccatttgaagaaaattttgcctagttttacatttttatttgcaaatactttttccaaaatggctttgttttgaaaaatgaagaacatGTATCATTAATAAGAAAGTAAAGATGTGATATTGTAGTCCAGATGCAGGAAAAACTCATTGCAGCCAAAGGAGATTTACCATTTAAAGATTACAGGATTTTGTTTAGAAACAGAACAATTTACTGTAATATATTCCATGAATATGTAATTTTCACCAGGTCAgccccttcttttttttaattctctgtacAATGCTAAAATGAGCTCTTTGCTTTCTATTTTGCATCAAAAACAAATTATGTTCTTCCTGTACTAGAAATATAAGAATATAATGAAACTCAATGTCATTTAGCTAGGCATCAGATTACAAAGATGGGTTACTCCAACTAgctttaagaaactgccagaacAGGTAAGTAGCACCCATTGTTTCCTTCTTGACTTGAAATAGTATGAGAGGTGATGAAATTACAAGTGTCAACCAGATAATTTTTAACACCTAGAGAAGTATTTCTCGAAAAATTTTTTTATGCTGCCCATTTATATGGGACAAAAAATCTACTAATCTTATTAAGTGATAGAGATGTTTCATTTCCATAAATTAGCAAGCATATTAAAAGTATACACTGGAGATCACaaagtttttaaatttggaatttaGTAAAGTTCCTCCTTTTCATATACTACAGGACTTCTATATAGTGCATTTATTCTCAAAATGGATGGAAGTTCCAAAAAATTTCTGAGGGAATAGCTATTACTTAACTTGCCTTATGTTCTCCATGACTTTATATTGCTGTTACTAttgcttttttccttaaataaataacTACTGACCTAGATTCATTGTTATTATATCTGTCAGATTTTTAGCATGTAGATATCTAATTCTTCATTATGTTGGCCTCTAATTTCCCAGACACTTATGCATGAAAGTGTGGTCTTTTGACATAAAGTTGCCATATTCTTGTGTTACACAGTTACAACACATATCCCAGCCTAATTTTTTACCATGACAAGTTATTAGTTATTGGCTGCCCATCATTTTGTGTCACAATCTTTAAATATATTGCCTATTAACCTAATTCAAAAGtagttcttttcttcttaatgGTCCAGGTGTGATTTCTGTTCCCAGGTAACTACTGTCCCTTATACTTAAACTGATATTACCAGTTGGACCTTCCATGATTTCATGTAACTCTCTGACCCATGCTTTGATAAAGAGAGTTAGATATTCATTTTTCATTGGTCAAAGAATTCTTTCCTAATTAAACTTCAGCTAAAAATTTCCattattaagaatattttatctcttttatccATTGTGCCATATTCAAAACAATGATTTTGTATATGATCTCTAGTTACTTaactcatttcacttttttcACAATCCTTTTATTGcacaatatttattataaaatattataaacccCTTTTATgcactttccttcttttctttccttctgaagtcttatatgtatattttctttttgaagacaTGATTATTTTAAACGTATTTTTGCTCATTTGTGCTACATTTCATAACTTAAGAGTTTCTTGCATTGTTGATTTTTCAgcaaataaaattgttattatcTTATAATAATGTGAAGATTAATAACATGTACAATGCATTGAGTACCTTCTATGAATCAAAGGCTGTGCtattttaattatacatattGACTAACTAAATCTtaatcatacagaaaaaaaaattaatgatgaaaTCTTTAAATTGACATCCTAGAAAGAACTATATTATTGAATGACATAAccaagtttgttttatttaacatttgtgTAGACTCTATTATATATTACACACTatttgctttacaaatattaattcatttattccacatGACTACTATAGGAGTTAAGTCATTATTGTTACtatcctctttttttgttttttttggtttttttttacagataaggaaaatgaagaactGAGAAGTCAAAGTTGCAAGATCACAAAACTGATATGGTCAGCCTGGATCCAAACACGGACAGGCTTACTAGAGTCCAGAGTACTACAGGGTTATTCACCCACAATGCCAGGTAGCCTCTCTTGCCTTTGTTCTTTTAGAGCATTTGTTAACCACAGCTGGCAGTGGCTGGTCTGtcttaaaataaacaatgacACCAAAGGAGACTCAGAAGGCGTATTTGGACAACACAGTTATACAAATATCTGAAAGACTGGGAGGGTCAAAGGCATATTTATATTTTCCGTTACAA
The nucleotide sequence above comes from Camelus dromedarius isolate mCamDro1 chromosome 1, mCamDro1.pat, whole genome shotgun sequence. Encoded proteins:
- the LOC105087072 gene encoding LOW QUALITY PROTEIN: heat shock cognate 71 kDa protein (The sequence of the model RefSeq protein was modified relative to this genomic sequence to represent the inferred CDS: deleted 1 base in 1 codon; substituted 2 bases at 2 genomic stop codons) — encoded protein: MSQGPAAGIGLGSTYSCVGVFXHGKVEVLAGDQGNPTAPSCVAFTHIEXLIFDAAKNQVAMNPTSTHWSFMVVNDAGRPKVQVKYKGETKSLYPEEVSSVVLTKMEETAEAYLGKTVTNADVTVPTYFNDSQHQATKDAGTIAGLKVLRIINEPTAAAIANGLDEKVGAERNVLIFDLGGGTFDVSTLTIEDGIFDVKSTAGDTHFGGEDFDNRIVNHFIAEFKRKHKKDISENKRAVRRLCTACERAKRTLSSSTQVSIEIDSLYEGIDFYTSITRARFEELNADLFCGTLDPVEKAPRDAKLDKSQIHDIVLVGGSTRIPRIQKLLQDLMKY